The nucleotide window atatttttttaactaccagtgatattctcatatattttaatatttgtaatatctctctatatacaatgtcatataattatgttatattttaaattaatctaaatttataagttaaaccaaaatataaattaattcaaaaaataaaaagaagagattatataatgaaaataaaaagcatcAAATTGTGATTTATGGAAGATGAGCAGACCCCAACTGTGAGGAAGGGAAGACGCACGAAATAAACAGATGGGCTGAAAGGGATTAAAAtgcaataaaatgaattttgataTCGGAGAAAAAAGTACACGGATGAGAGAGAACtgattttaaaatgatatataatagtAAACAATGCAAGCTAAATGTAGCGGTAATACTATAATAAACTGGAAATTACAAATGAAAATACATCATCTTTTACATATGAGTTTTACATAACACATTGAGAGTGCTCCAAAATTGGGAATAATGCTCTCAGATTCCAACACTTTGGACATGTATGTTATTGACAAAGTTGGCAGTCCTTGTTTTTGAGATTAGGATTTTTTGGGTTGGTAGGAATGGTAAAAGGATGGTAGGTGTAGTAAAGGGGTGGCAGACCTATTAGGTTTGTTCACTAATAGTCACCCCATTtgttacatttgtttttttacacATGTACACCCCTTTTACTGGTTTGTTCATTATAATTAAGACTTTCCTCTACCACAAGTCAATATATTCACATGATAGTATGTATTATCACAAAGAACATGCACCAtcaaatctaatatattattataaaaaaaagataattagaTCTGTTGGAGCCCAGCCcataattgttttttgaaaTCAAACCTTAGGCTAACGTTAACTTTAGGGGCCCCACTCCTGATCAAAATTGACAATTACCCTCGGCCcgatcaattttcttttcttttctttatttattagcAGCTAATCGGCGTCTTATCATTGTCCCCGTCCCTCTTCCACTTATATTTTGTCACCCCTTTTAGACCTTTTGTCTCATAGCCCTCTATCTCTGCCGAATTCACATAAATACCACTCCTATGTTTTGAGTAATTAATCGGGTTTTCCAATTTCCTGCAAAGGACAAAACGGTATATaacccacttattttttattttttaattctcgataaatattcaaattatcatACTATTTcgatcaaatttaattttcaaattatcataCTATTGGGCGCCATTTTGATTGCCTAGACTATGATGCttaggttgttttttttttttttgttaatcctTATGAGAATAACCCAATTCCTAATGAAACATCGAGAGTTTTCGCTTTTTCATCCCATCACAGCCAACAATAACCACACCATTTTCTCAATTCCCGTTTAAATAGTGAAATAAGatggagataattttaaataaaaattaaataaaatattattaacttattattattttaaaatttaaaaaagttaaaagtttattatattttgtgtgaaaatttaaaaaaattataatgataagatgagatgcgATGAAAccgtttttgtatccaaacagaATCTAAATATAGCGTACTTGGATTGGGCAATAAGCTTGATCTTAACCTAACTGGTTaggttaattttatataaaattctcTATGATTCTATGGTGGTTATTGTATCCCATATCAATGAAATgaatttacttaataaaaaagtCTATCTTCAAATCAACTTATTAACACATCAGACAAACTATAATGTAAAAACATGTCACATAACATCAGCTGACATAAAAggcatttatattttaattattttataattattatagtttCATGGCAagaagtgtatataatataattttgaaaaaataataataatacatgcaTAAACTTTATTGTATGATTCAAAATGGGGAGCCACATAGTTAGTTACATGATAATTAAGAGTCTGGACAGGGTATACATAATTACATACTCTgtaacaaaacacaaaaaaaaacaagagagatCCAACTTATCCAACCCCACTTTTAATGCAATTAAAGtaataattattactattattttgatCTCACAATAATAGCAATAATTTATtgctattattttaatttgagtttTAAAGTACAGCAATTAAACCCCCTAACAAACAATTCCGTGACACAGAGAGACTGAGAGCGGCGATAAATGTTAGCACGAAGAGACAAAAGGGACAACAAAATTTAAACGGCACggaagatctctctctctctctctctctctctctgataacTCACCGCCGAGATCGCAACGGCCAGCCGTGGCATTACGGCGGCGCCGATTTGTCCTTACATTCCGGAGATCTCGTAGAATTCCTTGGCTTCGTTGTTCGTCAACTGCTTCGGATTAGCTTCCTCATTTCCATTtacaccttttttttaaaaaattttgtttggatttcaCCATTTCTATTCCAGGAAAATAATCAAGAGGTAGTAATCGATTCCTCAtgctcattctctctctctctctgaaattaAACCGTGTCCCtcgttattttttaatatttgagcGTTTGAAAACAACCTTGGAAATTGGAGCATATAGTTTATGAGAtatcttaaattcaaaatttcttgcTATTGTGCATTTTCGGTTTATTTTAAGGTTATTAGTAGGTTTTTCTGTAAATCGTCTTCTTTTACTTGTCTGAATCTGATTATGTTtgagtttctttctttctttcttttttattaaatctgCTTGAAGTTTGTTTCATACGGTTTCTTGGTTGTTAGGTGGTTATTCCGTGTGATTATTTttggctttgttttttttccccaagTGTTTTATTGGAGAATCTAGTTTTCCATTTGTATAATGCATTTACGCATATTTTTGCTGCTGAGAGACTTGAGGAAGAGCAAGGAAAACGGGATCCTCAAAGGGTTTTACGTGGTTTGGCTCTTAAAACGGGCCTCCTGAACTTGGCTAAGTTGTTGTGTTAGGTTTAGTGAAACATTTCTGAGGTTTATGATCTAGTGAGTGCCAAAATCTGATTGACGAAGCTTGATTTAATCATTTATCTTAGTTGAATTCAGCTTCCATTAATTTGGGGTGGGAGGAAAGTGAGAGCTTGCTCTAAATTTGTTTTGGGGAATGCAAAACCTGAATTTGTTTGGTAGAAGCTAGACTGCAAGTTCAAAGACACGGAATATATGTGTTACCTTCGAagaaatagtaattaatttcgtTGTAAGCAATTCAAGGAATGCTGATACTGAGTTACAAATCTGAGTTACAAGCCATGTCTCTGTCTATAGGGTCTTCATCTGCCATAGTCGCCTTATGTATCAATGTTATATATGCACCATTGCTGTAAGACTtgaaacaaatatattaatagcATAATTTCTGCAGTCATGTTGGTATaatacctattaaaaaaaaacctatgaaAGTGTTGCtataaatattgcatatttGCTTTATAGAACAATGAGCTACTATTCTGTTCCTTAGATTTAACAGCTTATTTTTATGATTCTATTAGATGTGTTTTAAGCCGCCTTATTTATCTTAGCTAGTTTGTTTCTTTGTATGTGTTAGGTATCCAAAATGATAGGATCCTTTCTCACTAGAGGGCTTGTGTATGTGACTCTGCAactcattttctcattttttttttagttctatTGTTGTTGATTGTCAAAAGTCAATCACTTGTTACATGTTCGCAGATTGATTTTCGGCTATGCTTATCCAGCTTATGAGTGCTACAAAACTGTCGAAAAGAATAAGCCGGAGATCGAGCAACTTCTCTTTTGGTGCCAGTATTGGTATGTTTTAGATTGCCATTTTGTGCTGAAAATAGTGTGCAAATAATAGTGACAGTTATTTTTATTCCTGTACATTGCAGGATTTTGGTGGCAGTTTTGACAGTTTGCGAGAGATTTGGAGATGCTTTTATTTCATGGTAAGATGCTGCTAATGTGGACAAAGAAACAATTTTCATGCTTAGATAAATCTATctgtatattaattttgtttgtcCAACTTTCTTGAAGGGTTCCAATGTATAGTGAAGCGAAGTTGGCattctttatatatttgtgGTACCCAAAAACAAAGGTGCTCTCTTTTGCGCTCGGGAAATGAAACTAAATAGTTATCTAAATATTTGATTTCCTTTACTATATACTTCCCCTCTTTCCTTTCCTGACTATTTTGTAATTGTGACAGGGAACAACGTATGTGTATGATTCGTTCTTTAGACCATATCTTGCAAAGCATGAGACTGAGATTGATCGGAACTTATTAGAACTGAGGACTAGGGCTGGAGATATTGCAGTTTTGTATTGGCAAAGAGCCGCAAGCTATGGTCAGACCagaatatatgatattttgcAGTATGTCGCTACCCAATCAACACCACGGCCTCGTCCTTCTCAGGTAGTTTTTTACCAGTGtgattttggatttgttttgcctttttttttgttataccTTGTCTCGTAGCTTGTGTTTGGTAACTATTGCCTAAACTTATAACAAAGTAGAACACACCGTTCTCCccaattgaaagaaaaagaaaatgaagtgcTCAGAGTAAAGCAaggccttcattttttttttcattgccattttatcatgattttcttgtggaCCGTAAATTTTTCTGCTGGGCAAGTGAATATTTTCTTGGAGTGATGTTATCTTTTACATGGTAGATTCTTATTGTTTTCCTTGATGAGCTGTGACTATTTATCGAAAATGCTTTTTTTCTTCGATAAGTGATTTACTGAAAATGCTTGACAGGACACTTCCTTTTTACTTTTGTATGCTTTTGGTCGCGAGGTTGAAGTGGGTCACCAATACTGTTATGCTTGCTgttgttctaaaaaaaaagtattgcaCGTTTGTATCATCCACAGCAAGTGAATGTGgaatccttttttattttttatttttataagcaatGTTGAATCCAATTTGAATACTTGTATAGTTgaatctaattaaaaccctatgcaagataatctattcttttttgttgtaatgtTGCCTTTCTGGTTTATCCCTTTAAACTGCATCATACATTATGTTACTATTCATTTTTCCCCTGTTTTAAACAATTTATTACTTCTAATTACAGCCACAACAGCCAAGTGTCAGGGTTGGCAAAACCCCTGCTACCTCTAATCGACAAGCAGCTAGCCCAGTACAACCAGAGACTGAAGAACCACCATCTCCCTCTTCTAGTACATCTTCCAACCATCACCAAAAGGAGGTAGCGGAAGAGGTTGGTTGTGCACAAGAGCCTAAAGGACCTCCTGCTGCAGTAGGTGTGAATACGCAAAAAGCAACTGCTGCACCCGAAAAAACCAGCGAAGCTAcaccaactgaaactgaaacaatGCAGATTGAAGTAgcgccttcttcttcttccaatgATGAGAACACAAATCCTGCCCCAAAAGAAACTGTAATGGAAGAAGCCATTCGGGTTACACGTGGACGATTGAGGAAAGCCCGTTCTGCCGGGAAATCCCCAAAGAATGAAAGTTAGATATTTTCCAATTTTTATCATGCAGAACTAGCATTTCATCTAGGTGGACAATAATGGGTATTGAAATGTGATGTGAACGATGATGTAAATCTATTGTTTTTCTAGCTTCAATTCCATTTCTTGTTTCATTCTTTGATGATTTGTTGACAGGTGCAACTCGCGAATGATTGGGGATGACGATAAAAggtgattttgttaatgttAGCATGCGTTGGAGGGTTGGGAGGCGTATCAGCTGGCTGATGCATGTAAGTTTGGTCGTCAAAAGTTGGTGGAAGCATACTTAGGTTTCGAAGgcttttctaaatttattgatatatgCTTTTGGTTAGAAGACGTATTGTTTTAGGACTAGGGCCATGATGGCACTATCCTTTTAGTTTGAAAGACCAGCTTGAAGTTTTCCACGTCCTAAAACCacagaaaaaaatatgattagtTATACCAGGATAAAATTATTGACCCCTTAAGAGATATTTGTCAGTGCGAAACTGAATTTAGGATGTCTGAGTCCTGACAGATTACAAATGCCTTTTTCCTCCTCTGAACCTTTCCAGCACTCGAAAGACACAAATCTATGTAGACTTTGTTATGAGAAGTAAATTTGGTTAATCTTATGCATACGCAAGTTCAAGATTAAATAGATGCAATCCCAACAATTATTTTCCCTGACGAAACCCTCATTTGTCTCAAATATATGACGGTGTGGGACATTCAAGCATTGAGTCCTCTAActggggtgtaaaaaaaaacagGTTGAATCAATTGACCGGACTGAACAGTTGGGTTTGATACTATACCGATTCTTAAGAATCAAAATTGTCTTAAaccggttttcatattttaaaaatcggtttgAACCGAAATGGATtggtatatgtatatatatatatatatcttttaattttttatattttattatatatattatataataaattgctaattaatataacatgaaattctaatctaTTAATCTtgtaacataaaattaatataatatttgatataagtTATACACTACttatactattttaatattattattaatatgactaataagttagacactacttataTTCATTCTTCATTTGAGTGAATTTATTATGCCTTTTCTTCTATTCTTGTTCTCATCAAATTTGTCAAATCACCtgttaatgtttatatttacaAATCTTTTGGAGgataaatatactataatataattgttttatagTCTCTAATGGTCTCTCATCCTCACTATACAATGAAAGTCGTAGAGCTATTTTCTGAAAGAGAACTTCTCTCTGAAGCTCTTAttgtgaggttgaagaagttcAAGATGAAGTCCCCTTTCTCGTTCGGTTATTCCTTTTTATCTTGGCATTTGGAGTGATGAAGAATGATAGTTTTATTTCACTCCTCACTTGCATGTCTGACTTGCTTTTTtacctttctcatttttcttttctttccgtCACCACCTTCTTTTCAATCTACgtattctttttccttattttttcgTTGTCTTCTCTTTGTCTTTTCTTACTTTCTTGTTCTGTTATTTTTAATGAGAGCCATTTGATGGGCTAGGTTTGATTTATAGGAGATATTTTACCCCCCTTCACATAgagtttttgatttttttttttttttttatgttaatctttatttttttaacttttaagaaaTTCAGATAAAACTTGTAATCCCGAATTGGTCTAGTGTTTCCTCAATCCTCACTAGGCCACCTCATCTTCTCGCGAATTGGTCCAGTTTCCACTTGTTTTTACCTAATCCCCGAAAAtgtggtattttttattttttttaatgtgctTTTCTCATTTCGTTGCGGccatttgtaaaattaattacttatttaatttCGTAGCAAAAATCGAATGAACAAGCTATGATCGGGTAGAAATAAAATGAACAAccagagagggaaaaaaagaataaatttggaaaaggaaaaaaaaaaaaaaccatagttTACATTATGTTCGTTCcccaagtttttttatttattgttttttagttttttaaatgaaacaattttgaaggagaaataatatttacagtcgtggaTTAGTCAAGCAtcgtacaatcactttgaaaaaatgaataaatatgagtcacataaaaaaaaaaaaaaatttttttaataatagactctccTCTTTGACAAAACAATTATACGATATTTGAGCACTACACAATTGTATGCAGTATTACTCTACCACTAATAAATTTGtgttctttaaatatttaaaaaaaaaaaaacagaataaacTAGTGGTCACATCCAGCACTAAGAATTGACAGAAGAACGACCCAACAATTTTATGCCTCTTTGGGAAAAAACACAAggttattttggaatttattcaTACAGGATGTGTTAAAACATGTGAATCTCAAATTTATAGGTTTTctattaaattcataattattctAATATGTAAGTTTAATCACATTCCCAAAATCCAAACACATTCCTGAAAATGTGAATGCTGAATAAAATGCAAGATTATCTGAACTAAGTGTCCCATCAAAGGAAACCCAAAGAGAGATGAGAATAGCAATCTAGTTGAAACATAACCTGGCCGAACAAGAAACATGGCAGCCTTCATGAACTGAGCTTTCATTAACTTTAAAAACCAAAGCCAGACCAGACCTAACGTGGCttctaaaatcttaaaaagGAAACATTATCAGATCATTCCATTGTACATGGTCCTAACTCTTAGACGTAGGGGAAAAAATGGGGAGACAAAATGTGTTGTACATTGTCGGATAATTCAAGTGCACAACTAAATATAAATACTGGAGCAACTGGACATTATGATAAGTTGAAACTGAAAACCGCCACAACTAGCAAATAGAATGTCAACCAGAACGCAACCATGCAAGAAAAAAATGCAGCAGTTGCAAgtttacagaaaataaatagatgaaagCTAGTGTACATTCCACAGATATCTGTTTTCCATGCCAGTGACGAAGCAACACGAGCAAATGACCATGAAATGAGCAATTTAGCTCCTTTGTAGCCGGGGTTAGCTGCTACATATTTTAGTCCCACTAAGAATATATCCACCAAATGCATTCATTTGCATGCATGGATGAGTTCGTGATGGAAGCACCTACAAAATTGTCAATATTAAGAGGTAGGTCAAAAGGCAGCTTCCTAATCTCATTTGAAGAACTACATTCCACGTATTCCCTTGCATGATAATATCAGACAAATCATTGCGACAAAATGAGGAAGCTGCCAATGTGTAAAACTCAGCATCATGTCATACGAACAGCATCTGCGATCTATGTAGCCAATAACTAAACAAGATGAATGATGGATCTTTTCCTGAAAGCATTGTACAATTCTAAAAGAAAGACCCCtaagcactctcattggaatggctaaattaaagtacatttttgatgaatataagatgaatttaacttttagctattccatttttataaatctccacattggaatagccattttttcattatatgacaataaaataatataagatgaatttaattttgactattcacatcaaatttccaaattgaattatctatttattcattatatagtaatgagtaattaataattttgaaaattttttaatttttttaattataaatttattttattttatcatattttactatctataatattatatattaatttgtaattgtattctaattatattttttcaattgtcatttaaaatagagagataaataattaatattaaaagaagagagaaataaataatataaaaatgatttgatgaatgaatagtgtgttccaaatttagaaattagtttggatattactgtagctatattccaaatatttggaatatagctaattcaatgtgagcaatttattgacctaatagctaaattcttattggatttagcttttagctaatccaatgagaatgctcttactGGGTTCTATACATCATAATATTTTCCACTACCACAATACTAGGTGTAACATACAACAAAATGTAGGATACTATTTTCTTAAAGCAGCAACATCCCACTCCAAAGGGAAGAACCTAAATGTTTGTCAAAATTCTGCATCCTTTGCTTGTTTAGGCCATGGAATCGTCCTACGGCATCCCACACTTAGCCTGTgacagtctctctctctctctctctctctctctcacacacacacactcacccATCCACACCAACATATAAAAACTATGTGAATTGGGcaaagaatattataatattaaaatggatTCTTGCCACATACGAAATCTCCAAAACTTCTTTTGCTCACGAAGATTTGAACAATGAATATTTAATTCAACACATCTGCAATAGGTATAGATCATAAACAAGAACTGCCAAACTAATGTACATCGAAACCAAACAGAATACCTGATATTCACGCAACCAAGGTTCTGAAATTTGCAAGCCAATTGCCATTTTCCCAAGCTGCAGGTTGTGCATGCAAGTTGCAAGAGGCTGCATTCAAACAGAAGTAGTAGTTTAGATTCTTCTCCTCTCAGTAAATGAATTCCTATCCCtgaatcaaattaattttttaagatgacTAATGAGAAATTGTGTGCACAGGATGTGTGCTAATGGCCCATCTAAGAAATGAGAAACCAAATCAATATGTGCAGTAGCTACAATCTATTAACCCAAATCACTATAAACCAATTCAAGAGTTACATGCCCATGAGAGGAAGTTGCAGGctcatttcattcataataattGCAAATGAACAGTTGGTAAACTTAGCTCAAGCCTTTCAGATATAAAAATCTACAGAGATTGGTGTGCCACAATTATcactgtaatattttctttgattagTAATTATCACTGTAATTAgcgatgctcttgtatatgtcccgtatactcgggcctttgtctattttatgctcaataaaattttgttaagcaatcaaaaaaaaaaaaatatcactgTAATATTACTCCACATATTTTGGAGTTGATCATGGAAATTCTTTTCCTCAACTACTCCAAATCTGATAGCAGCTCACCATCATGAGAATACAGCTTGGCATTAAGCTGGAGTCACACGGGGCAACCTGTGAAGCATTCCATGGCGGCTTAGAAGATCCATGGCATACTTCTGCTGAGTTAAATGTGTTaacattttttttggattacAAGAATCAGCATCCCAAAACAGGTGACTAAAAGAACGAACaatatagtaaaaaatatatcaataccaAGAGTTCAGAGGACTGACCTGAAGATATTGATGATAAATTGCAAAAGGAGCTGAATTTGATAGAAGTGGCCAAATATCTTGAAGCAGGCTCCAAATATCCAGCTCTGGTGCGGCAATTATTAGGCTGCATGTTTTTGAAAGAACCATCAATTAAATGCTTCCTTCAACTAGTAAGCCAAAGATTAAATGTGTAGATACCTAGAGAAACCATTTTCCTTCCACAACTCAATGGCCTGTTGAGAAGCCTTATTTCCAGCCTTCGTAGATTTGCCCATTTTATTTACAAGAGAAACAACATTCTCAGGTACAGGAACTGAGATCTCCTTTTCAGATGGAGAAATTTCTTCGATGCTGACTGATGAAGACATTTGAGGCTGCACAAATCAATCTTATGACACAATCAGGGGACtgtaaacaaaatatatgagCAATACGTCAGAGCCTACTTACATTTGACAGGCATTCCATGTTAAGTTCATTTTCCTGCTGGTGAATTTGTTCAAGAGTTACGGTCGGGGTTAAAGAGAGCTCAGTGAGAGCAGCCCGTACAATCCTGGaccaaataaatttaatagaagaaaaaaaaatgtagtactCAGCAACATGGTGCTAACTTGCTTCCaataaggggaaaaaagaaGCACAAGCAATGGCAACTCCAAGATATGGGAGAACTCAAAGCTAAATTTACCTATTACAAACTTCATCACTGAAGTTAAATATTCTTACTATATCCATAGGATAGGGTGTACCTCCGAGATATGTGCCGCAGACATAACCAGTGCCTGTCACACCGATAAATCATTCAACAACCAAGAATATATGCAAAAACCGCTCTCAATAAATGAGTCAACCATAACAAAGAAATTTCCCGCAGATAGCAAAGGCTGTATAGATCCAACTCTAATATGGAGCATGCAGACAAATGTTGGGAGAACTTCTAGTCCGTGCTATCAGGAAAAAGTAGCATTTTGAAATGTTACCAAAACaagatgtaaaaaatataaatgtattaATGCGAGTAAATCCAGATAATGAAAGGGTATTAATGGGAGAACTTCTAGTCCGTGCCATCCAGATActgagatcttttttttttggcgggGGGTTTGATGGGGAGGGTATCTaattaaaagaaagaactcCACGTTTAGTTTGtgatttcttttctcttttattcaatcttttgggctgatattcattttcattgttCTAGATTTTCGCTTATTCCGCAAATTCCAGATCCAGATAATGAAACCCAATTTAAGAGCATCAGCATAGAAAAACCTCCTAAACGTTCTGCCACAGCACCAGTTAGAAGGCCACCAACCATATCCACTACGAGAACATCAGAATTTGCAGAAACATTAGCCATGGAAAGCAGAAGAGATAATGTATCCACTCGCAAGAATCTGATTCACAGGAAAACAAGAATAAATAGCAAGTATAGAAGagaaccccaaaaaaaaaaaaaaaaacttggaaagCTAACTGTCACATTAATCAAcagaagtaaaaaaataagaaaagaacatGAAAGACACGgtctttacaaattattttttaaccccaGGTTTTTCATATATGCAAGTGCTGTAACTGTTATGAGATTCTCAATGGACTATTTcaactaaaaaaagaacaaaaataacagTTTATACAATAGTTTTGGAGAGCAGAATATGAAATCCGTAAAGTTAATTTGATTGCCTATTGAAAATATATCATAGCTTCATAGACTAATTCCACAATTTTTCATCAGTCCGGTTAGCTACCTTTCAAGATTTTGATTTCAGGTACAAAAATAGTCCACTCATTTTATCATGTGAATGAGGAAAAAACATGAATCATTACCCAATTCTTGCAGGGTATTTCTTGAAGTACGCCTCACATATGCTGGGGAAAAAACACAAGTCAGAAAATAGAAATTGACTCAAGTCAtcaaaataattctaaagaaaTAAACAGAGCCAATCTTCCCAATCATAAATGCCAATGTCCCCCATATCCTCATCCCAActaaacaaaaatcacaaaatgttTCTTCAATTTCCTAATGCACTATGATAATTGACTGGTTTATTAACTTATGCTTACATTTATAGGAAATACTCCACTACAGTCATGAGGAATATGAACCAAGCCACTCAACCCTCAATTTCAAGCTTGTCTTTCAAATGGGTCAAGCTTGAATGTAGATATTAGCTTGACTCATCAAACTCACAAGCAGCTCGGCATTAAAGCTTGGCTCGGCTCAATCTTGAGATTAAGCTAGGCTCAGCTCAAAATGTAGATTAGATGAGCTTAGCTCAATCTTGAGATTAAGCTCATATCTTGAGCTTAACTAACATCAAATGGAGAAAAGGCAAAGCTGAAGTCAATAACAGGCCGAGCTTGAATACTATGTCTTTTATAAGTTAAGCTTGAACAACTAAAGCTTGGCTTGGCTCCTCTTAATTGCACAAAGCCTACCACGAGTTTGTTGACGTCATTCAACAGTTAGGAGGAATTTATTAATGCTGGGTATTCATCTTTTGCCTAAGGTAAAGCCATAAAgttcaaaagaaaatgctagAGGCTTGTTAGGGAATGGCAGCATGTAAATCCACAAACTATCTCGAAAAAAGCGATGTCagcaaataaaatatcttgaacaAAGTGAATACCTTCGAGCAACAGGGCGCCTCAAAAGAACTTTGGGTGCATACTTCTTCTGCTTCTTAAGCTTATATTTCTCCTACAAACATTATAAAATCagtacttacaaaaaaaaaacattttaaaatcaGCTTTTCTCCCAAATAAACTCTGTTTGAAAATTTCATTCTCTAACATACCTGTGAGAAAagtgttttcttttcaaatgtAGCACTATTTTTAATAAGAGCATCAACTATTTCATCACCTGTTGCACCCTGTCTGTGTGAAAAATAGCAAGCATTACACAACATTTCTcgagataaatataaaaaatgaaactagtAGATTTTTCACTCAGCAGATATCCCTATAGGTTGTTTATCATAAGATCCTTCTATATTATATGTGACATGC belongs to Juglans regia cultivar Chandler chromosome 8, Walnut 2.0, whole genome shotgun sequence and includes:
- the LOC109014332 gene encoding putative HVA22-like protein g; translated protein: MIGSFLTRGLVLIFGYAYPAYECYKTVEKNKPEIEQLLFWCQYWILVAVLTVCERFGDAFISWVPMYSEAKLAFFIYLWYPKTKGTTYVYDSFFRPYLAKHETEIDRNLLELRTRAGDIAVLYWQRAASYGQTRIYDILQYVATQSTPRPRPSQPQQPSVRVGKTPATSNRQAASPVQPETEEPPSPSSSTSSNHHQKEVAEEVGCAQEPKGPPAAVGVNTQKATAAPEKTSEATPTETETMQIEVAPSSSSNDENTNPAPKETVMEEAIRVTRGRLRKARSAGKSPKNESATRE
- the LOC109019993 gene encoding tRNA (adenine(58)-N(1))-methyltransferase non-catalytic subunit trm6 isoform X1, with amino-acid sequence MSQNKSQAVIIQNPRVTWEGCSVLLDINDGDRLVFARLSAASTLKIGNKNFSLQPLIGCPFGSSFQIEIGDKGPFLSRFVASIEGNNAQEKEDFESQEISKDNRALVDNNKAQSLTGEDIDAMRRQGATGDEIVDALIKNSATFEKKTLFSQEKYKLKKQKKYAPKVLLRRPVARSICEAYFKKYPARIGFLRVDTLSLLLSMANVSANSDVLVVDMVGGLLTGAVAERLGGTGYVCGTYLGGTPYPMDIVRIFNFSDEVCNRIVRAALTELSLTPTVTLEQIHQQENELNMECLSNPQMSSSVSIEEISPSEKEISVPVPENVVSLVNKMGKSTKAGNKASQQAIELWKENGFSSLIIAAPELDIWSLLQDIWPLLSNSAPFAIYHQYLQVAPCDSSLMPSCILMMPLATCMHNLQLGKMAIGLQISEPWLREYQVLPSRTHPCMQMNAFGGYILSGTKICSS
- the LOC109019993 gene encoding tRNA (adenine(58)-N(1))-methyltransferase non-catalytic subunit trm6 isoform X2; this encodes MSQNKSQAVIIQNPRVTWEGCSVLLDINDGDRLVFARLSAASTLKIGNKNFSLQPLIGCPFGSSFQIEIGDKGPFLSRFVASIEGNNAQEKEDFESQEISKDNRALVDNNKAQSLTGEDIDAMRRQGATGDEIVDALIKNSATFEKKTLFSQEKYKLKKQKKYAPKVLLRRPVARSICEAYFKKYPARIGFLRVDTLSLLLSMANVSANSDVLVVDMVGGLLTGAVAERLGGTGYVCGTYLGGTPYPMDIVRIFNFSDEVCNRIVRAALTELSLTPTVTLEQIHQQENELNMECLSNPQMSSSVSIEEISPSEKEISVPVPENVVSLVNKMGKSTKAGNKASQQAIELWKENGFSSLIIAAPELDIWSLLQDIWPLLSNSAPFAIYHQYLQPLATCMHNLQLGKMAIGLQISEPWLREYQVLPSRTHPCMQMNAFGGYILSGTKICSS
- the LOC109019993 gene encoding tRNA (adenine(58)-N(1))-methyltransferase non-catalytic subunit trm6 isoform X3, giving the protein MSQNKSQAVIIQNPRVTWEGCSVLLDINDGDRLVFARLSAASTLKIGNKNFSLQPLIGCPFGSSFQIEIGDKGPFLSRFVASIEGNNAQEKEDFESQEISKDNRALVDNNKAQSLTGEDIDAMRRQGATGDEIVDALIKNSATFEKKTLFSQEKYKLKKQKKYAPKVLLRRPVARSICEAYFKKYPARIGFLRVDTLSLLLSMANVSANSDVLVVDMVGGLLTGAVAERLGGTGYVCGTYLGGTPYPMDIVRIFNFSDEVCNRIVRAALTELSLTPTVTLEQIHQQENELNMECLSNPQMSSSVSIEEISPSEKEISVPVPENVVSLVNKMGKSTKAGNKASQQAIELWKENGFSSLIIAAPELDIWSLLQDIWPLLSNSAPFAIYHQYLQKYAMDLLSRHGMLHRLPRVTPA